The segment CACCACGGCGGTCAGGGCCAGCAGCACCATATTGGTCGGCCCCTCGCCGAGGATCAGGGGGCCGGACAGCCAGATACTGGCCAGGGCGATGACCGGAATGGTCAGTCCGATACTGGCCATGGAGGAGCCGTAGGCGAGATTGAGGCTGGTCTGCATCCGGCCACTGCGGGCGGCCCGGACCGCCGCCAGGGTCTCCGGCAGCAGCACCATCAGGGCGATGACGACCCCGACGGCGGCGGTGGGCAGTCCGGCCGAATCGACGCCCCGTTCGATGGAGGGCGAGATCAGCTTGGCATTGCCGACGACCCCCACCAGCGCCACGACCAGCAGGATCAGACTGGTCAGGGTTTCCCGGTCGGTCGGCGGCTCCGCGTGCTCGTCGGGACCGCACGGGGAGCCGTCGGACCGTACCGGCAGGAAGTAGTCGCGGTGGCGTACGGTCTGAACGCCGATGAACAGCCCGTACAGCAGCAACGAGGCCACCGCGGCGAAGGCGAGCTGACCGCCGGTGAACTCGGGGCCCGGCTTGCCGGTGGTGAAGGTCGGCACCACGAGCGTCAGCGTGGCCAGCGCACAACCGGTGGCGACGGCACCGCCGGAGCCCTCCGCGTTGAAGAAGGCGACCCGGTTGCGCAGGGTGGCGACGAGCAGGGAGATGCCGACGATCCCATTGCAGGTGATCATGACGGCGGCGAAGACGGTGTCCCGGGCGTAGGTGGAGGCCTTGTCCCCGCCGCCGATCATCAGCATGACGATCAGTCCGACCTCGATGACGGTCACCGCGACGGCCAGCACGATCGACCCGAAGGGCTCGCCGAGGCGGTGGGCGACGACCTCCGCGTGATGGACCGCGGCGAGTACGGCCGCGAACAGGCAGATCGCCAGAATCGCCACCACGAATCCGGGCAGCTGCCGCCCCCAGGCGGCGGCGAGGGCAATCACCGCGAGCACCGGCGCCAGGGTGGTCCACTGGGACAGAAGCGCTGGTGTGCCCGATTTCATGAGGCCACGCTGCCACCGCGGGGGCGGGGGCGCGCGCGGGGTTGCGCCAACGGTGGCACGGTGTACGGGGCCGGGACAGCGGTAGGTCCGGGCGGCCCCGGCCCCGGGGTGCCCGGGTCACAGCGGCCGGTCGTGGCCTTCCCAGTACGGGTCCCGCAGCCTGCGCTTGTACAGCTTGCCGTTGGGGTCGCGGGGCAGGGCCGCCGTGAAGTCGATGCTGCGGGGGCGTTTGTACGCGGCCAGCAGCCCGGCGCAGTGCGCGAGCAGCTCCCCGGCCAGGCCTTCGCCGAAACCCTCGTCGGCGGGCTCGACGACGGCCTTGACCTCCTCGCCCCAGTCCGGGTGCGGGACGCCGAAGA is part of the Streptomyces qinzhouensis genome and harbors:
- a CDS encoding calcium:proton antiporter — translated: MKSGTPALLSQWTTLAPVLAVIALAAAWGRQLPGFVVAILAICLFAAVLAAVHHAEVVAHRLGEPFGSIVLAVAVTVIEVGLIVMLMIGGGDKASTYARDTVFAAVMITCNGIVGISLLVATLRNRVAFFNAEGSGGAVATGCALATLTLVVPTFTTGKPGPEFTGGQLAFAAVASLLLYGLFIGVQTVRHRDYFLPVRSDGSPCGPDEHAEPPTDRETLTSLILLVVALVGVVGNAKLISPSIERGVDSAGLPTAAVGVVIALMVLLPETLAAVRAARSGRMQTSLNLAYGSSMASIGLTIPVIALASIWLSGPLILGEGPTNMVLLALTAVVSALTVVPGRATLLQGGVHLVIFAAFVFLSFSP